Proteins from a genomic interval of Hemicordylus capensis ecotype Gifberg chromosome 14, rHemCap1.1.pri, whole genome shotgun sequence:
- the EFNA4 gene encoding ephrin-A4 isoform X2: MIFGWEFHWVKAGLCEEVLCSVLNLLPVDFIGWLRFLSPGLQRRWSQLQLSQERRKNRFLDEDYAVQVAINDYLDIYCPHYDQPLATGAPEAFTLLMVDFEGYRGCYETPRAFKRWECNRPYAPYGPVRFSEKIQRFTPFSLGFEFQLGRDYYYISIPTAESPGRCLKLQVSVCCKTTTAEPVTEGPKSQPRGRGSSEEAAGGPGRSSAPSWPCGPCLGFALLPFLWH, encoded by the exons ATGATCTTTGGCTG ggagttccactggGTTAAAGCTgggctgtgtgaagaagtcctcTGCTCTGTCCTGAATCTGCTGCCCGTTGACTTCATTGGATGGCTCCGGTTTCTAAGCCCTGGCCTTCAGAGAAGATGGAGCCAATTGCAGTTGAGCcaagaaaggagaaaaaacag GTTCCTGGACGAGGACTACGCCGTTCAAGTCGCCATCAACGATTACTTGGACATCTACTGCCCACACTATGACCAGCCCTTGGCGACTGGAGCACCGGAGGCCTTCACGCTGCTCATGGTCGACTTTGAAGGCTACCGGGGCTGCTACGAGACCCCCAGAGCCTTCAAGCGCTGGGAATGCAACCGCCCCTACGCCCCCTATGGCCCAGTCCGCTTCTCGGAGAAGATCCAGCGGTTCACCCCCTTCTCTCTGGGTTTTGAGTTCCAGCTCGGACGGGACTACTACTACATCT CTATCCCCACGGCAGAGAGCCCTGGACGTTGCTTGAAACTGCAGGTGTCCGTCTGCTGCAAGACGACCA CTGCTGAGCCCGTGACAGAGGGCCCCAAATCTCAGCCACGTGGGAGAGGCAGTTCGGAGG AAGCTGCTGGAGGACCCGGACGCAGCTCGGCCCCCTCCTGGCCCTGTGGCCCCTGCCTGGGGTTTGCCCTCCTACCCTTCCTGTGGCACTGA
- the EFNA4 gene encoding ephrin-A4 isoform X1, producing the protein MGQGDLEAGKSWALEPSREFHWVKAGLCEEVLCSVLNLLPVDFIGWLRFLSPGLQRRWSQLQLSQERRKNRFLDEDYAVQVAINDYLDIYCPHYDQPLATGAPEAFTLLMVDFEGYRGCYETPRAFKRWECNRPYAPYGPVRFSEKIQRFTPFSLGFEFQLGRDYYYISIPTAESPGRCLKLQVSVCCKTTTAEPVTEGPKSQPRGRGSSEEAAGGPGRSSAPSWPCGPCLGFALLPFLWH; encoded by the exons ggagttccactggGTTAAAGCTgggctgtgtgaagaagtcctcTGCTCTGTCCTGAATCTGCTGCCCGTTGACTTCATTGGATGGCTCCGGTTTCTAAGCCCTGGCCTTCAGAGAAGATGGAGCCAATTGCAGTTGAGCcaagaaaggagaaaaaacag GTTCCTGGACGAGGACTACGCCGTTCAAGTCGCCATCAACGATTACTTGGACATCTACTGCCCACACTATGACCAGCCCTTGGCGACTGGAGCACCGGAGGCCTTCACGCTGCTCATGGTCGACTTTGAAGGCTACCGGGGCTGCTACGAGACCCCCAGAGCCTTCAAGCGCTGGGAATGCAACCGCCCCTACGCCCCCTATGGCCCAGTCCGCTTCTCGGAGAAGATCCAGCGGTTCACCCCCTTCTCTCTGGGTTTTGAGTTCCAGCTCGGACGGGACTACTACTACATCT CTATCCCCACGGCAGAGAGCCCTGGACGTTGCTTGAAACTGCAGGTGTCCGTCTGCTGCAAGACGACCA CTGCTGAGCCCGTGACAGAGGGCCCCAAATCTCAGCCACGTGGGAGAGGCAGTTCGGAGG AAGCTGCTGGAGGACCCGGACGCAGCTCGGCCCCCTCCTGGCCCTGTGGCCCCTGCCTGGGGTTTGCCCTCCTACCCTTCCTGTGGCACTGA
- the EFNA4 gene encoding ephrin-A4 isoform X3 has product MRRAGALLGGLLLLWGALLWRQVRGLRHSVYWNSSNHRFLDEDYAVQVAINDYLDIYCPHYDQPLATGAPEAFTLLMVDFEGYRGCYETPRAFKRWECNRPYAPYGPVRFSEKIQRFTPFSLGFEFQLGRDYYYISIPTAESPGRCLKLQVSVCCKTTTAEPVTEGPKSQPRGRGSSEEAAGGPGRSSAPSWPCGPCLGFALLPFLWH; this is encoded by the exons ATGCGCCGCGCCGGGGCGCTCctgggggggctgctgctgctctggggggccctgctctggcGGCAGGTGCGCGGCCTCCGCCACAGCGTCTACTGGAACTCCAGCAACCACAG GTTCCTGGACGAGGACTACGCCGTTCAAGTCGCCATCAACGATTACTTGGACATCTACTGCCCACACTATGACCAGCCCTTGGCGACTGGAGCACCGGAGGCCTTCACGCTGCTCATGGTCGACTTTGAAGGCTACCGGGGCTGCTACGAGACCCCCAGAGCCTTCAAGCGCTGGGAATGCAACCGCCCCTACGCCCCCTATGGCCCAGTCCGCTTCTCGGAGAAGATCCAGCGGTTCACCCCCTTCTCTCTGGGTTTTGAGTTCCAGCTCGGACGGGACTACTACTACATCT CTATCCCCACGGCAGAGAGCCCTGGACGTTGCTTGAAACTGCAGGTGTCCGTCTGCTGCAAGACGACCA CTGCTGAGCCCGTGACAGAGGGCCCCAAATCTCAGCCACGTGGGAGAGGCAGTTCGGAGG AAGCTGCTGGAGGACCCGGACGCAGCTCGGCCCCCTCCTGGCCCTGTGGCCCCTGCCTGGGGTTTGCCCTCCTACCCTTCCTGTGGCACTGA